A single region of the Mustelus asterias unplaced genomic scaffold, sMusAst1.hap1.1 HAP1_SCAFFOLD_837, whole genome shotgun sequence genome encodes:
- the LOC144487488 gene encoding uncharacterized protein LOC144487488, which produces MEKRWKCGDCGKGFNYPSKLETHRRSHTGERPFTCSQCGKGFSQFSLLLTHQRVHTGERPFTCSECGKGFSDLPTLRRHQRIHSGERPFTCSDCGKGFIQSSHLLAHQRVHTGEKPFTCPVCGKVFSNSSTRLTHQRVHTGERPFNCSDCGKGFIQSSHLLTHQRVHRGEKPFTCSECERGFSDSSNLLTHQRVHTEKKPFNCSVCGRGFKHSATVMKHQRVHTGERPFTCSMCGKGFTLLCNLQRHQRVHK; this is translated from the coding sequence atggagaaacggtggaaatgtggggactgtgggaagggattcaattacccatcaaagctggaaactcatcgacgcagtcacaccggggagagaccattcacctgctctcagtgtgggaagggatttagtcaATTCTCTCTTCTGcttacacaccagcgagttcacaccggggagaggccgttcacctgttctgagtgtgggaagggattcagtgatttacccacactgcggagacaccagcgaattcacagtggggagagaccattcacctgctctgactgtgggaagggattcattcaatcATCCCATTtgctggcacaccagcgagttcacactggggagaagccattcacctgccctgtttgtggaaaagtattcagtaattcatccacacgactgacacaccagcgagttcacaccggagagagaccgttcaattgctctgactgtggaaagggattcattcagtcatcccacttgctAACACACCAGCGGGTCCACAGAggggaaaagccattcacctgctctgagtgtgagagaggattcagtgattcatcaaacctgctgacacaccagcgagttcacactgagaagaagccattcaactgctctgtgtgtggaagggGATTCAAACATTCAGCAACCGtgatgaaacaccagcgagttcacaccggggagagaccgttcacctgctccatgtgtgggaagggattcacattgTTATGCaacttgcagagacaccagcgagttcacaaatga